A single genomic interval of Syntrophobotulus glycolicus DSM 8271 harbors:
- a CDS encoding Coenzyme F420 hydrogenase/dehydrogenase, beta subunit C-terminal domain — translation MKARDFMILYNDKKECSGCAACLNICAKQAITMQPDEDGFIYPTVNDNLCIECGHCRTVCAFQIGVVTADVPLATYVAINKNQSVLAASSSGGAFAALASIIFEQNGVVFGCTYNSDMEPMHIGIDNLTDMKKLQGSKYVQSNINHTYLEAKKYLELGNRVLFTGAPCQIAGLKSYLRTDYENLITADIICHGVPSAEFFKGYIKHLEAKLKGKVIDFRFRDKEKGWGLMGKIIYIKNGVVLEQLIPPITSYYYSCFLKGEIYRESCYDCKYAGGGRQGDFTMGDYWGIEKSHPEIDIKNGISVLLVNSAKGIKLIEKLEKHLTLVHSTFEQARVHNEQLRQPTKRSEKRAAILKIWREGGYQAIADRYYRLNRRKMISYRIKKLIPPRVKELVKLIMIKESLDKR, via the coding sequence TTGAAAGCAAGGGATTTTATGATTTTATATAATGATAAAAAAGAGTGTTCTGGTTGTGCCGCTTGCCTGAACATTTGTGCGAAGCAAGCTATTACAATGCAGCCAGATGAGGATGGTTTTATATATCCGACAGTCAATGATAACTTATGTATAGAATGCGGACACTGTAGAACAGTTTGTGCTTTTCAAATTGGGGTGGTAACCGCTGATGTTCCGCTTGCTACATATGTTGCTATCAATAAGAATCAATCTGTTCTTGCAGCCAGCTCATCAGGAGGGGCATTTGCGGCACTTGCTTCAATAATATTTGAGCAGAACGGTGTTGTTTTTGGATGTACCTATAATAGTGATATGGAGCCAATGCATATCGGTATCGACAACTTAACTGATATGAAGAAGCTTCAAGGTTCTAAATATGTGCAAAGCAATATCAATCATACCTATCTCGAAGCAAAAAAGTATCTAGAACTGGGAAATAGGGTTTTATTTACTGGTGCTCCCTGTCAAATAGCTGGATTGAAATCATATTTACGGACGGATTATGAGAATCTCATCACCGCTGATATAATTTGCCATGGCGTTCCAAGCGCAGAGTTCTTCAAAGGTTATATTAAACATCTGGAGGCTAAGCTGAAGGGTAAAGTTATAGACTTCAGGTTCAGAGATAAAGAAAAAGGCTGGGGTCTAATGGGGAAGATTATTTATATAAAAAACGGAGTAGTACTAGAACAATTGATACCACCAATCACGTCCTATTACTATAGCTGTTTTTTGAAAGGGGAGATCTATCGCGAGAGCTGCTACGATTGTAAGTATGCTGGTGGAGGTAGACAGGGAGATTTCACTATGGGTGACTATTGGGGCATAGAAAAAAGCCATCCTGAAATCGACATAAAAAACGGTATATCCGTCTTATTGGTGAATAGTGCAAAGGGGATAAAGTTAATTGAAAAACTCGAAAAACATTTAACCTTAGTGCATTCTACGTTTGAGCAAGCCCGGGTGCATAATGAACAATTAAGACAGCCAACCAAGAGGAGCGAAAAAAGGGCAGCAATACTTAAAATTTGGCGAGAGGGTGGATATCAAGCCATTGCTGATCGGTATTATAGGTTAAATAGAAGGAAAATGATATCATACAGGATTAAGAAGTTGATACCGCCGCGAGTTAAGGAGCTAGTAAAACTGATCATGATAAAAGAGAGCTTGGATAAACGATAG